The DNA sequence GCCGCCGACAAGCAATGCACGGGCAGAACACCAGGCTGTTTCACCGCGATGTGCTCATGTGGAAGCTTTCCACGGCGAAGACAAGGTAAGTCTGCACGTGACACTTATGTTTGGTACTGCCATAAACCTTTTTTTTAGCATTCTCTGTAACGCATGCTGTACAAGTAAGCCTTCAGACCCCGTTATGACATTTCACGTTATAATAGGACCACGTTTTAAAAGTCCACTTGAGGCAGGACAGAGTGTCACTACCCTAGGAGATTCGCGATGAAGTAATCACTTCGAAGACGTTGCGTAGTGCAAAAAAGATTGCTTTATATGCACACAGATCAGCACGTTTCGTTCGTTAGGTTTAGAATTACTTCATAACCGGGGTTCGACTCTACGTAGTCACTCCAAATAAGTAACCTTTCAGCGTTAACAAATTCGTTTGTTCATAAACATAAGGCATAAGCTATGTTGCTTCGGTGCAACGCAAATGCAAAACAGGACATATGAAGTCACGACGAGGACAATGTACCAGGATAACGCTTGCCTTATTCGCCCCTATCACTGTCCTACGTTTTACATTTGCGTAGTAGCAAAGCACCGACCCCTGATCTTTTGGCTCTGATTTAAATGCTGCGCAAATGCGATCGCAGGACGCTTACGATCAATTTCCCCCTCGCGGAGCTGCACCCGCACCAAAGGCCCGGGTGTCCGGACTGTGTTCACACGAACCGGGCTCCGCGTGATGGCCCTGATGGAGATGATGACAATCATGCTGCTCATGCTCAGACGCCGCCACCACGGTTTGCCACGAAAGAGCGCCAGTGCGACCGAGTGCTCGACGCCTCGGTCGCGCAACTGTGCAACACTACCTCAAGTCGCAGGTTGCCGCAGCGGCTACGAGGGTGCGCCAGCACGGCCGAACACACATCGCTTCAGTCGCGCAACTGTGCAACACTACCTCAAGTCGCAGGTTGCCGCTGTGGCTACGGAGGTGCGCCAGCGCGGCCGAACACTCGATGGCTCGGTCGCGCAACTGTGCAACACTACATCAAGTCACCTGGTTGCAGCGCTACTCAAGGCGAGTGTATTATTGGTTACCACTGAACTGCCCAGGACAGCTTCCATACCTTTATTGTAGGTTCAATGGTATCTTTCCCTTGAACATTGAGAATAACCTGCCAACATTACAATGCAATTGATTATTACGTTCAACAAGACCATTGGATAATAAGGAGGCTGTCACCCTGAATACTGTCGCATGTACCGCTGGAACTGTCACATATGTACTGTGACATGTACTGGAAGCAGTACTAGGATCACTATTTCCACTACCAGCCGTAGGAGTACCACTATTGTAGTACCATTACTATACTAAAGAATATAAAACCTTTACTGCTACCCGTGGTATGCTGCAATTGGTGCACAATGGCCGAACAAGGAACGTGATCGAATAAGATCGAGAACAAGCTGGTGCTTATTCACCTTCTCCTCTCGCACTGAGGATGGGGCAGAGTGAGATGCGTATGCATGAACGATGGCAATGCTAGCACTTGCTTCCCTGATGAACGAAGCAATGTTACTTTATCGAAATGTTGCCTCCCATAAGATTCCTTAGCAGCGCTTACATGAACGCGACAGAAGCGTATCATACGAACTTAGAAGCGTATCGCATCTCTTGAAAACGAGGTTATTCTCTAGATTGTTGCGTATCGTATCAAATGCCTTCTGCGGGCCCAGTTCGAGATGGAGAAAGCACATTTCACTGGCGCATGTGATAGAAGCGTATTGTATCGGGAATTATGGGAAACCATTCATTACGGGATGATAAATGACCAACGAACCGGTGGTTGCCTCTCTACTGCCGCACTGcgggacacacacaaaaaaaagaatccTGGCTTACGAAGCAGACCACACGGTATCTTCCACTCGTTAGTACATTATGCATGTTCAAAGAGTGTTGTCTTTGTCAAGAATATATTACAATAAGATCGGCGGTTTACTCGATTCGTGACAATAGCGTAGCCAAGTCCTCTTTGAAGAGGTACAAACCGAGGCGGCCACGCTCGGCTACCACTGGGCATGACAACAGTTGCGGACACGCTATGAAGTTTTCGTATTGTGATAAATACGTTTCATCAAAATAAACGTCGCTCAAACATAAACATGCAGGCGCACAAATGAAGGAGAACCTGACGGAACGCAGCCGCCAAAGCGGGCTTATCGAAAGCGAGAGTGCTAAATTACAAATATGACACTAGGTGGCGTTAGTCTTCTTGACAGGAAATGCGCCGTGAGCCACCGCCCTATCTTAAAGATTCAGCCTTACCCATCTATCCATAAGAGGTTGTGATGCAACCCACCACTCCatttcaaaggagacgctcacGCATCCATCTATCCATTTATCCAGGAACATGCGCATTCGTGTAAACGCTGGCGGATGGGTGCATTCGATACGATAAATTAATAGAATATTATTCTACCATATCAATATAAACGTGGCTCTTCTACAGCCGTTATTCACTTCAAGCCTGCATTTTCTTATGAACTTCCCTGTTGTTTCCTTACACTGGAATCATAGTGTGAATTCTATTAACGTTACGATTGGTCTAAGCTCCAAGACGAGCATGGCAAAAACGTACAaccaagttttctttctttttgactcCTTCAATCAGTCTTTATGATGAAGAAAACACTAATAGTATCAATGAAACAAGGGTGAGAGTAACAAGTCTATCATATAAAAGCTTACTGTGCACCAGACGCGCGATTTCCTTCTTTGTTTGACAAATGGTTTGTAGAGTGCATAAAGTGAAGATAGGCCTTAGTTATGCTATAGGGCTTACCTCACGGGTAGCAGCGGTCTCAGTACGATCATGTGCAACCTAAGAGGAAACAGTAATCCCTAACTCTTAGATTACAGCGTATGGCTACGGTCCCGAACAAAGCTCTAGCCAGCAGGGCCGATCGGCGGCTTGATCGTTCCCTTACTCATCCTCTAAGCCCGCTATTTGAGCGGATCTGCTGCGTGTAATTATTAGCACTGCCTATGAAAAGAGTCGTCCTGAGCTCTGCCTGGAAAGCGCCAATCAGGAAGCTGTCAAATGCCTCAACCTTATCACAGTATACCATGTTGACGTTTCGAGCGAGTCAGAGAAGCCTCGGCAGCCCTTTGAGCCAGTAAGGAAAAACATACTAGCCAGCAATAAAGCTGGCAAGATTTCGACTAGAAGGTGCAATTTTGACAGCGTCTATTCTGGAAGAGGAAACCAGCGATGCAGATGTGTCTACGCAAGGGAAGTGGACAGGGTGAAACCGCGGCACTGCTCGCTACTTCTGTTGCGTTGGAACCTTCCTCGCTGGTTTGTTGTTCACAAGTTTGCATTCAACTTGCCCAGCGAGAAACTCTGCTGAAGTTCAGGAGAGCTGGTGTCTAAAGCCACGCTGCAGCGACAGCTGCCTGCGTATGCAGGAGctaatctcgaaggccgtgcttctGCCGGCTCCGTGTGCCGGGCACGAATTTGGCAGCTAGAAATTCTCGGAATCTCAAACTCTCATTCTCGAAACCTCGACCGCAGGAGACGCTGGGCCGCGGCGACAACCCGGGCGACAACCTGTACGAGCCCGTGTACTCGGAAGGCTGCAGCGGCTCCTGGTCTTCGGCACGCACGACAAGCAGGCGACGCTGCTGAAGCTATGAACGCGTCTTCAGCGCTCAAGTAGGTAGCACAGCGCACGATCTTCGCGGCTCCCTATTATGCAAAAGCAAGACGACATTGCGCGCCAACAAATTTGCCCTTCTCCCTGCTTCTGTATAACACATTTGCCCACTCTAACTCATCGTGTTAAggatagagagctttagcttgccgtTACCTTACGCAGTTTGCGCACTGGCATGTTGGCAGAGCCTGTAAGCAAATGTAGTTTGTTATACATGGAAACTACAGTGAGGCA is a window from the Dermacentor albipictus isolate Rhodes 1998 colony chromosome 6, USDA_Dalb.pri_finalv2, whole genome shotgun sequence genome containing:
- the LOC139046811 gene encoding uncharacterized protein, producing MCSCGSFPRRRQGRLRSISPSRSCTRTKGPGVRTVFTRTGLRVMALMEMMTIMLLMLRRRHHGLPRKSASATECSTPRSRNCATLPQVAGCRSGYEGAPARPNTHRFSRATVQHYLKSQVAAVATEVRQRGRTLDGSVAQLCNTTSSHLVAALLKETLGRGDNPGDNLYEPVYSEGCSGSWSSARTTSRRRC